A region of Desulfovibrio sp. TomC DNA encodes the following proteins:
- a CDS encoding sensor histidine kinase translates to MTLALAGALLWLRNIDVQVPNPILLFANFIVLSAFLGGIAYGLASVAIALAFALIYWSIPGQLFQYVPMNQERLCVLALTMPPLALLVGWLRGAYERKQEELREQNVQLCTELRRRAILEERQRDVDHIMRHDLRTPLTGIIAIPELLLDDDNLTTAQRELVAMIAVTGRKMLSQINDSLELRTIEEGSYTLQVMPCDPVQILLDNFKILGLGSHADQSKLQLRVHNRVLLQTDCRLLDVIVANLLRNALEASDTDAPVVVDLAEERGECVIVIANNRPVPAEIRSRFFEKYVTAGKAGGTGLGTYSALLMTTALGGTLAMETSEETGTKVTIRLPLGKG, encoded by the coding sequence TTGACCCTGGCTTTGGCCGGGGCTTTGCTCTGGCTCCGAAACATCGACGTCCAGGTGCCGAACCCCATCCTTCTGTTCGCCAATTTCATTGTCCTTTCCGCCTTTCTCGGCGGCATCGCGTACGGGCTGGCCAGCGTGGCCATCGCCTTGGCCTTTGCTCTCATTTACTGGAGCATCCCCGGCCAGTTGTTTCAGTACGTGCCGATGAACCAGGAGCGGCTTTGCGTGCTGGCCTTGACCATGCCTCCCCTCGCCCTGCTGGTAGGCTGGCTGCGGGGGGCGTATGAGCGGAAACAAGAGGAGTTGCGCGAGCAAAACGTCCAGCTGTGCACCGAGTTGCGGCGCAGAGCGATCCTGGAGGAGAGGCAGCGGGACGTGGATCATATCATGCGCCACGATTTGCGCACGCCGCTGACCGGGATCATTGCCATCCCCGAGCTGCTTCTGGACGACGACAACCTGACGACGGCCCAACGCGAACTGGTGGCCATGATTGCCGTGACCGGGCGCAAGATGCTCAGCCAGATAAATGATTCCCTGGAATTGCGGACAATCGAAGAAGGCTCCTATACGCTTCAGGTCATGCCCTGTGATCCTGTCCAGATCCTGCTCGATAATTTTAAAATTTTAGGGTTGGGCAGTCATGCCGATCAGTCAAAACTGCAGCTTCGTGTGCATAATCGTGTCCTCTTACAAACTGATTGCCGCCTTCTGGATGTGATTGTCGCCAATCTGCTCCGCAATGCGCTGGAAGCCAGCGACACGGACGCGCCTGTGGTTGTTGATTTGGCTGAAGAGCGGGGGGAGTGCGTCATTGTCATTGCCAACAACCGGCCTGTCCCTGCGGAAATCCGGTCTCGTTTTTTCGAGAAGTACGTCACCGCCGGCAAGGCCGGGGGGACGGGACTTGGAACGTACAGTGCCTTGCTGATGACCACGGCCCTTGGCGGGACGCTCGCCATGGAAACCTCGGAAGAAACGGGAACGAAAGTGACGATTCGTCTTCCTCTGGGGAAGGGCTGA
- a CDS encoding tetratricopeptide repeat protein: MKGTRNVVIFERLWLGSIVIGVVLAVFGPQQSNPFLSDSMMLLLQVVSVASNLWLVLLVSRKNSNASRYLLLISFVGGAAFDLPDVLGMTRPLGQSLLTIVQYGMQLSGLYYLFLTKNSSAYRQGSFVSSDKGIESEINESGRSVLLDCALNLLESNRYDEAIVLFDDVIRSNPGNVDAYCGRGLCFMRLGQTEKGLSDIQRAAINGSVPAQELLRQQ; the protein is encoded by the coding sequence ATGAAGGGAACGCGAAATGTCGTCATCTTTGAACGGCTCTGGCTTGGTTCGATAGTCATTGGCGTTGTGCTGGCCGTTTTTGGACCGCAACAATCGAATCCGTTTTTGAGTGATTCGATGATGCTTTTGTTGCAGGTTGTGTCAGTCGCTTCAAATCTTTGGCTTGTCCTGTTGGTTTCCAGGAAAAACAGCAACGCTTCACGCTATCTCCTCTTGATCTCGTTTGTAGGCGGAGCCGCTTTTGACCTGCCGGATGTACTTGGGATGACGCGTCCACTTGGCCAATCGTTATTGACGATTGTTCAATATGGAATGCAATTGTCTGGTCTGTATTATTTATTTTTAACAAAGAATTCAAGTGCATATAGGCAGGGATCGTTCGTGTCGAGCGACAAGGGCATTGAGAGTGAAATCAATGAAAGCGGAAGATCTGTCCTGCTTGATTGCGCTCTGAATTTGCTTGAATCAAATAGGTACGATGAAGCGATAGTGCTGTTTGATGACGTCATACGGTCAAACCCTGGAAACGTGGATGCCTACTGCGGTCGTGGCCTCTGCTTCATGCGACTTGGCCAAACGGAGAAGGGGCTCTCCGATATCCAGCGAGCAGCGATCAATGGCAGTGTCCCGGCGCAAGAGTTGTTGCGGCAGCAATAG